Proteins from a single region of Desulfolutivibrio sulfoxidireducens:
- a CDS encoding PxxKW family cysteine-rich protein: protein MSAQTITVNGVECHPIVEKCQGCERTKEVDGVKYCASYPLPERKWAQKVCNFATHVKLEIDKGGKVNINPLKASKRAARGR from the coding sequence ATGTCCGCCCAGACCATCACCGTCAACGGCGTCGAATGCCACCCCATCGTCGAAAAGTGCCAGGGCTGCGAGCGCACCAAGGAAGTCGACGGCGTGAAGTACTGCGCCAGCTACCCCCTGCCCGAACGCAAATGGGCCCAAAAGGTGTGCAACTTCGCCACCCACGTCAAGCTTGAGATCGACAAGGGCGGCAAGGTGAACATCAACCCCCTGAAGGCATCCAAGCGCGCCGCTCGCGGCCGGTAG
- a CDS encoding amidohydrolase, whose amino-acid sequence MPTSCDLLLCASCVVTQNTSRETIENGAVAVTGGRIAAVGPRPALAAAYAPAETLDLGRAMLLPGLINAHTHAAMTLFRGLADDLPITTWLTEHIWPMEKRLTPGAIRLGALAACAEMLASGTTCFADLYFFAAETARAASETGMRAVVGEGVLDFPTPSARTPAEALDLTRDLFDSLRGHPRIRPMVAAHSPYAASAETLRACAAFARNQDAILNLHAAEGTTENADSLKNTGKRVIPHLHSLGVLGENCLLAHCVHTDAADHAILAQTGTKVAHCPKSNAKLSSGAAPVPAMLTAGVTVGLGTDGAASNNALNLFSEMGFASLTHKLVTGDPTAFPAQAALDAATLGGAACLGIPDIGAIAPGRHADLAALSLDRPNMTPLHNAPSQAVYAASGAEVVLTMVAGRVVYRDGRFPDLDYPALAAEVRDMARHLAGHRP is encoded by the coding sequence ATGCCCACGTCTTGCGATCTGCTGCTTTGCGCGTCATGCGTCGTCACCCAGAACACCTCCCGGGAAACCATCGAAAACGGGGCTGTGGCCGTAACCGGCGGCCGCATCGCGGCTGTGGGGCCGCGTCCGGCGCTTGCCGCCGCATACGCCCCGGCCGAAACACTGGACCTGGGCCGGGCCATGCTTCTGCCCGGCCTGATAAACGCGCACACCCACGCGGCCATGACCCTGTTTCGCGGCCTGGCCGACGACCTGCCCATCACCACCTGGCTGACCGAACACATCTGGCCGATGGAAAAACGGCTCACCCCCGGGGCCATCCGCCTGGGGGCGCTGGCGGCCTGCGCCGAAATGCTCGCGTCCGGAACCACCTGCTTCGCGGACCTCTATTTCTTCGCCGCGGAGACAGCCCGGGCCGCCTCCGAGACCGGCATGAGGGCCGTGGTCGGCGAGGGTGTGCTGGACTTCCCCACGCCCTCGGCCCGAACCCCGGCCGAGGCCCTGGACCTGACCAGGGATCTTTTCGACTCCCTGCGGGGGCATCCGCGCATCCGCCCCATGGTGGCGGCCCATTCGCCCTACGCGGCCTCGGCCGAAACCCTGCGCGCCTGCGCTGCATTCGCCCGGAACCAGGACGCCATCCTCAACCTGCACGCCGCCGAGGGGACCACGGAGAACGCCGACAGCCTGAAAAATACCGGCAAACGGGTCATCCCCCACCTCCATTCCCTGGGCGTCCTGGGGGAAAACTGCCTTTTGGCCCACTGCGTGCACACGGACGCGGCGGATCACGCCATCCTGGCCCAAACCGGGACCAAGGTCGCCCATTGCCCCAAAAGCAACGCCAAGCTGTCTTCCGGCGCGGCCCCGGTGCCGGCCATGCTCACGGCCGGGGTGACCGTGGGCCTGGGCACGGACGGCGCGGCCAGCAACAACGCCCTGAATCTCTTCTCCGAGATGGGCTTCGCCTCGCTCACGCACAAGCTTGTGACCGGCGATCCCACGGCCTTTCCGGCCCAGGCGGCCCTGGACGCGGCCACGCTCGGCGGCGCGGCCTGCCTGGGCATCCCGGACATCGGGGCCATCGCACCCGGACGTCACGCCGACCTGGCGGCCCTGTCCCTGGACCGGCCGAACATGACGCCCCTTCACAACGCCCCTTCCCAGGCGGTGTACGCCGCATCCGGGGCCGAGGTGGTCCTGACCATGGTGGCCGGCCGGGTGGTCTACCGCGACGGCCGCTTCCCGGACCTGGACTATCCGGCCCTGGCCGCCGAGGTCCGGGATATGGCCCGGCATCTGGCCGGACATCGTCCTTGA
- a CDS encoding adenine phosphoribosyltransferase, protein MDLRALLREIYDFPKEGIVFLDITPLLGDGRAFHHAVDMMAARFADACPTKIVAAEARGFIFGAALAYKMRIGFVPVRKPGKLPHKTQSVTYDLEYGTDTLCMHEDAILHGEKVLVVDDLLATGGTLKGVLKLVESFGAEIAGVGVLVELDFLNGKDQLNGYTVQSVVHVGTPEPKPSCAP, encoded by the coding sequence ATGGACTTGCGCGCGCTGTTGCGGGAAATCTACGATTTTCCCAAGGAAGGCATCGTCTTTTTGGACATCACCCCGCTTCTGGGGGACGGCAGGGCCTTTCATCACGCCGTGGACATGATGGCCGCCCGGTTCGCGGACGCGTGTCCCACCAAGATCGTGGCCGCCGAGGCCCGGGGATTCATCTTCGGCGCGGCGTTGGCCTACAAGATGCGCATCGGGTTCGTGCCCGTGCGCAAGCCCGGAAAACTGCCCCACAAGACCCAGTCCGTGACCTACGATCTGGAATACGGCACGGATACCCTGTGTATGCACGAGGATGCCATCCTGCACGGGGAGAAGGTCCTGGTGGTGGACGACCTTCTGGCCACGGGCGGCACCCTCAAGGGCGTGCTCAAACTGGTGGAGTCCTTCGGGGCCGAGATCGCGGGCGTGGGCGTCCTGGTCGAACTCGACTTCTTAAACGGCAAGGACCAACTCAACGGCTACACCGTGCAAAGCGTGGTCCACGTGGGCACGCCCGAACCCAAGCCCTCCTGTGCCCCGTAA
- the mtnP gene encoding S-methyl-5'-thioadenosine phosphorylase: MRIGIIGGSGLDDPHILENPTDLEMDTPFGPPNSTLRVGKIAGREVALLARHGRQHTAPPTHVNYRANVWSLKEAGCALILATTAVGSLREDIRRGDLVILDQFIDFTRLRRLSFHDHFKPNEPLHTPMAEPFTPRLREVLVAGCKKLGYRHHERGTVVTIEGPRFSTRAESNMFRLLGADVVNMSVATECALAAEAGVPYAAVAMSTDYDCWKTDEPPVTWDEIVRIFKENAEKVTTLLIETIRAL, translated from the coding sequence ATGCGCATCGGCATCATCGGCGGCAGCGGCCTGGACGATCCGCACATCCTGGAAAATCCCACCGACCTGGAGATGGACACCCCCTTCGGGCCGCCCAACTCCACCCTGCGCGTGGGCAAGATCGCCGGCCGGGAGGTGGCCCTTCTGGCCCGGCACGGCCGCCAGCACACCGCGCCGCCCACCCACGTCAACTACCGGGCCAATGTCTGGTCCCTCAAGGAGGCAGGCTGCGCCCTGATCCTGGCCACCACGGCCGTGGGCTCGCTTCGCGAGGACATCCGGCGCGGGGACCTGGTCATCCTGGACCAGTTCATCGATTTCACCAGGCTTCGCCGCCTGTCCTTCCACGATCATTTCAAGCCCAACGAGCCCCTGCATACGCCCATGGCCGAGCCGTTCACCCCCAGGCTTCGCGAGGTGCTCGTGGCCGGATGCAAGAAGCTCGGCTACCGGCACCATGAGCGGGGAACCGTGGTGACCATCGAGGGCCCGCGCTTTTCCACCCGGGCCGAGTCCAACATGTTCCGGCTCTTAGGCGCGGACGTGGTGAACATGAGCGTGGCCACGGAATGCGCCCTGGCCGCCGAGGCCGGCGTCCCGTATGCGGCCGTGGCCATGTCCACGGACTACGACTGCTGGAAGACCGACGAGCCGCCCGTGACCTGGGATGAGATCGTGCGCATCTTCAAGGAGAACGCCGAGAAGGTGACCACGCTTCTGATCGAGACCATACGGGCATTGTAA
- a CDS encoding AraC family transcriptional regulator, which produces MASRYDGYRRRMGRVLSFLERNLDDPPSLDYLAGLAHYSPHHFHRVFTGMVGESLAAYVRRLRLERAAMFLARTGRPVTDIALDSGYDSHEAFTRAFKSHFGASPSAYRETARRGLPLPKSPVAPPKPQGDTTMDAKIMLFPKTRVAYVRHVGPYAQCEAAWNTLCAFAGPKGLLGPQTRCIGVCHDDPEVTPPEKIRYDACITVPDEVAAEGQVGIMDIGGGEYATALHEGPFSGLHASYAELCGVVLPKLGREPGYAPSFEIYLNDPSTTAPQDLRTEIYIPLLPKA; this is translated from the coding sequence ATGGCATCACGCTACGACGGCTACCGACGGCGTATGGGCAGGGTTCTGTCGTTTCTGGAGCGCAACCTGGACGATCCGCCGTCCCTGGACTACCTGGCGGGGCTGGCCCACTATTCCCCCCACCACTTCCACCGGGTGTTCACCGGCATGGTGGGGGAATCCCTGGCCGCCTACGTGCGCCGCCTGCGCCTGGAGCGGGCGGCCATGTTCCTGGCCCGCACCGGCCGCCCGGTCACGGACATCGCCCTGGATTCCGGCTACGACAGCCACGAGGCCTTCACCCGGGCCTTCAAGAGCCATTTCGGGGCCTCGCCCAGCGCCTACCGCGAAACGGCCCGCCGGGGTCTGCCGTTGCCGAAAAGCCCTGTGGCGCCTCCCAAACCACAAGGAGACACGACCATGGACGCGAAAATCATGCTCTTCCCCAAAACCCGCGTGGCCTACGTCCGGCACGTGGGCCCCTACGCCCAGTGCGAGGCCGCCTGGAACACCCTGTGCGCCTTTGCCGGCCCCAAGGGGCTTCTCGGGCCGCAGACCAGGTGCATCGGGGTCTGCCACGACGACCCGGAGGTCACGCCGCCGGAGAAAATCCGCTACGACGCCTGCATCACCGTGCCCGATGAGGTCGCGGCCGAAGGCCAGGTGGGGATCATGGACATCGGCGGGGGGGAATACGCCACGGCCCTGCACGAAGGACCGTTTTCCGGGCTGCACGCCAGCTACGCCGAGTTGTGCGGGGTGGTCCTGCCAAAGCTCGGCCGGGAGCCGGGCTACGCCCCGAGCTTCGAGATCTACCTCAACGACCCGTCGACGACCGCGCCGCAGGACCTGCGCACGGAGATCTACATCCCCCTGCTTCCCAAGGCGTAA
- a CDS encoding universal stress protein, with the protein MAKIETILCALDFSEVSPKVAHYARLLSETLGARLVVLYVAPSLNQYVEFHVQASYIDNFVQGIVAGATETMDGFLKEHFPGQKVEGRVATGYAAEEILNTADEVKADMIILGTHGRKGIDKILFGSVAEKVIKSAKVPVLSMRPDQVK; encoded by the coding sequence ATGGCCAAGATCGAAACGATTCTGTGCGCCCTGGATTTTTCCGAGGTCAGCCCCAAGGTGGCGCATTACGCCCGGCTTCTGTCCGAAACCCTGGGCGCGCGGCTGGTGGTGCTGTATGTCGCGCCGTCGCTGAACCAGTATGTGGAGTTCCACGTCCAGGCCAGCTACATCGACAACTTCGTCCAGGGCATCGTGGCCGGGGCCACGGAGACCATGGACGGTTTTTTGAAGGAGCATTTTCCCGGACAGAAGGTCGAGGGCCGGGTGGCCACAGGGTATGCGGCCGAGGAGATATTGAACACGGCCGACGAGGTCAAGGCGGACATGATCATCCTTGGCACCCACGGCCGCAAGGGCATCGACAAGATTCTCTTCGGCTCGGTGGCCGAGAAGGTGATCAAAAGCGCCAAGGTCCCGGTGTTGAGCATGCGCCCGGACCAGGTGAAATAG
- a CDS encoding acyltransferase family protein, translating into MGFLRVFLAIVVIINHTSPLFGLVFTDAYIAVKIFFIISGFYMALILNEKYTGPGSIRLFFTNRFLRLYPTYWMVVALSVGASLAFHHFLDYTLVLGPWLTHAHRLASSSIMAFVAANTAIFGQDFLFFTSLSPQTGQLVLDANSMAAVQPAWFYLAAPQAWTLSVELTFYLIAPFVIRRGLRPLVLLIAASLAVRLAIWIAELPLDPWCQRFTPAELCFFLLGGVCYHLYLRIKTMRPRLAILRAVTFSYLAFLFMYQFLPGEASIPKDYATYILTVLALPFVFYHTKSIKWDRMIGELSYPLYISHWLVIVVMRYYFSPQWLPAASVVGTLVFSVLITAFFNSPIERYRQKRVLRAA; encoded by the coding sequence ATGGGGTTTCTCCGGGTCTTTCTGGCCATCGTGGTGATCATCAATCACACCAGCCCCCTTTTCGGGCTGGTTTTTACCGACGCCTATATCGCCGTGAAGATTTTTTTCATCATCTCCGGCTTCTACATGGCGCTGATCCTGAACGAAAAATACACCGGTCCGGGAAGCATCCGCCTTTTTTTCACCAACCGCTTCCTGCGCCTGTATCCCACCTACTGGATGGTGGTGGCCCTGTCCGTGGGCGCGTCCCTGGCCTTTCACCACTTCCTGGACTACACGCTGGTGCTGGGGCCCTGGCTGACTCACGCCCACAGGCTCGCCAGCTCCTCGATCATGGCCTTCGTGGCCGCGAACACGGCCATCTTCGGCCAGGATTTCCTTTTTTTCACCTCCCTTTCCCCGCAGACCGGACAGCTTGTCCTGGACGCCAACTCCATGGCCGCGGTCCAACCGGCCTGGTTCTACCTGGCCGCACCCCAGGCCTGGACCCTGTCCGTGGAACTGACCTTCTATCTGATCGCCCCGTTCGTGATCCGTCGCGGCCTCAGGCCGCTTGTGCTGCTCATCGCGGCCAGCCTGGCCGTGCGCCTGGCCATCTGGATCGCCGAGCTTCCCCTGGACCCCTGGTGCCAGCGATTCACCCCGGCCGAGCTGTGCTTCTTCCTGCTGGGGGGGGTGTGCTACCACCTCTACCTGCGGATCAAGACCATGCGGCCGCGCCTGGCGATCCTTCGGGCCGTCACCTTCTCGTACCTGGCCTTCCTGTTCATGTACCAGTTCCTCCCGGGCGAGGCCTCCATCCCCAAGGACTACGCCACCTACATCCTGACCGTCCTGGCCCTGCCATTCGTGTTTTACCACACCAAGTCCATCAAATGGGACCGCATGATCGGCGAGCTGTCCTATCCCCTCTACATCTCCCACTGGCTGGTCATCGTGGTCATGCGCTATTATTTCTCCCCGCAATGGCTCCCCGCGGCGTCCGTCGTCGGCACCCTGGTCTTTAGCGTCCTGATCACGGCCTTTTTCAACAGCCCCATCGAGCGCTACCGCCAAAAACGGGTCCTTCGGGCGGCGTGA
- the cimA gene encoding citramalate synthase — translation MDRIDIYDTTLRDGTQAEDISLTTEDKVRVAVKLDELGVAYIEGGWPGSNPTDKRFFSEIRNYDLKIAKVAAFGSTHNPKSTPGNDPNLKALVAAGTEVITIFGKTWGIHVTEALRTTLAHNLEIISGSVAFLRPHAAELFFDAEHFFDGFKADPDYALAALGAASEAGADVLILCDTNGGTLPHELGEIMRTVRAALPGARLGIHPHNDSGLAVANALEGVRQGALQVQGTINGYGERCGNANLCAIIPGLEIKLGRACLPEGKLPLLSAVATFVAEVANQAPFSRQPYVGDSAFAHKGGVHVSAVARNPLTYEHIDPALVGNRRRVLLSDLSGQSNILFKAREYGFDLDKNDPFVLELLTTIKERESRGYEYSAAEASYELLLNRVLGRARSYFTPLRYRILDDKACERDELGTEATVMIKVGGSLKHTASTGRGPVNALDKALRKALRGFYPRISEMRLLDFKVRVLTSANREDSGTASYVRVLCQSGDLTRRWTTVGVSHNVIEASWQALEDSINYKLFIDDKDKLTRALRG, via the coding sequence ATGGACAGGATCGACATCTACGACACCACGCTTCGCGACGGAACCCAGGCCGAGGACATAAGCTTGACCACCGAGGACAAGGTCCGGGTGGCGGTCAAGCTCGACGAACTGGGCGTGGCCTACATCGAGGGCGGCTGGCCGGGATCGAACCCCACGGACAAGCGGTTTTTTTCCGAGATTCGCAACTACGACTTAAAAATCGCCAAGGTGGCGGCCTTCGGCAGCACCCACAACCCCAAGTCCACCCCGGGGAACGATCCCAACCTCAAGGCCCTGGTGGCCGCCGGGACCGAGGTCATCACCATCTTCGGCAAGACCTGGGGCATCCACGTCACCGAGGCCCTGCGGACCACCCTTGCGCACAACCTGGAGATCATCTCCGGGTCGGTGGCCTTTTTGCGGCCCCACGCGGCCGAGCTTTTCTTCGACGCCGAACACTTTTTCGACGGTTTCAAGGCCGACCCGGACTACGCCCTGGCCGCCCTTGGCGCGGCGAGCGAGGCCGGGGCGGACGTCCTTATCCTGTGCGACACCAACGGCGGCACCCTGCCCCACGAACTGGGCGAGATCATGCGCACCGTCCGCGCCGCCCTGCCCGGGGCCAGACTCGGCATCCACCCCCACAACGACTCGGGCCTGGCCGTGGCCAACGCCCTGGAGGGCGTGCGCCAGGGCGCGCTCCAGGTCCAGGGAACCATCAACGGCTACGGCGAGCGCTGCGGCAACGCCAACCTGTGCGCCATCATCCCGGGCCTGGAGATCAAGCTCGGCCGGGCCTGCCTGCCCGAGGGCAAGCTGCCCCTTCTGTCCGCCGTGGCCACCTTCGTGGCCGAGGTGGCCAATCAGGCCCCGTTTTCCCGCCAGCCCTACGTGGGGGACTCGGCGTTCGCCCACAAGGGCGGGGTGCATGTCAGCGCTGTGGCCCGAAACCCCCTGACCTACGAGCACATCGACCCGGCCCTGGTGGGCAACCGGCGGCGGGTTCTCCTGTCGGACCTCTCGGGGCAGAGCAACATCCTGTTCAAGGCCCGGGAATACGGCTTCGACCTGGACAAAAACGACCCCTTCGTGCTGGAGCTTTTGACCACCATCAAGGAGCGCGAGAGCCGGGGCTACGAGTATTCGGCGGCCGAGGCCTCCTACGAGCTTTTGCTCAACCGGGTGCTGGGACGGGCCCGCTCCTATTTCACGCCGTTGCGCTACCGCATCCTGGACGACAAGGCCTGCGAACGCGACGAACTGGGCACCGAGGCCACGGTGATGATCAAGGTGGGCGGCAGCCTCAAGCACACCGCCTCCACCGGCCGGGGTCCGGTCAACGCCCTGGACAAGGCCCTGCGCAAGGCCCTGCGCGGGTTTTATCCGCGCATCAGCGAGATGCGGCTTCTCGACTTCAAGGTGCGGGTTCTGACCTCCGCCAACCGCGAGGATTCGGGCACGGCCTCGTACGTCCGGGTGCTGTGCCAGTCCGGCGACCTGACCAGGCGGTGGACCACTGTGGGGGTGTCCCACAACGTCATCGAGGCCAGTTGGCAGGCCCTGGAAGACTCCATCAACTACAAGCTTTTCATCGACGACAAGGACAAGCTGACCCGGGCGCTTCGGGGCTAA
- a CDS encoding aspartate kinase has protein sequence MRILVQKYGGTSVAGVDRMRQVKARVEKGLAEGFKVVVVLSAMSGETNRLLGLAREFSADPDPAECDSLLTTGEQVSVALFAMLLKDAGIKCRSVLGHQIPILTNNNYGRARILEIDKARLMDLIEEFDVLVVAGFQGVSCHGRLTTLGRGGSDTTGVALAAALCAEVCEIYTDVKGVYTTDPNICSTARKLDRITYDEMLEYSSMGAKVLQIRSVEFAKKYNVPVRVRSTFCDDPGTLVTQEDEQMEDVLVSGIAYDKDQCRITVANVMDRPGVAASIFSPIADAGILVDMIVQNTSREGRTDMTFTVTRADLEKTLAILSRNNKDIGAEGVQHDLNVCKISVIGVGMRNHSGVAAMMFTCLRNENINILMISTSEIKITCLIEGKYLELAVRALHDAFGLDKPGGDRVC, from the coding sequence ATGCGCATACTGGTGCAGAAATACGGCGGCACGTCCGTGGCCGGCGTGGACCGCATGAGGCAGGTCAAGGCCCGGGTGGAAAAGGGCCTGGCCGAGGGGTTCAAGGTGGTGGTGGTGCTCTCGGCCATGTCCGGGGAGACCAACCGCCTTTTGGGCCTGGCCAGGGAGTTTTCGGCCGATCCCGATCCTGCCGAGTGCGACTCCCTGCTGACCACCGGGGAGCAGGTGTCCGTGGCCCTTTTCGCCATGCTGCTCAAGGACGCCGGGATCAAATGCCGCTCGGTCCTGGGGCACCAGATCCCCATCCTGACCAACAACAACTACGGCCGGGCGCGCATCCTCGAAATCGACAAGGCCCGGCTCATGGACCTGATCGAGGAGTTCGACGTGCTGGTGGTGGCCGGTTTCCAGGGCGTGAGCTGCCACGGCCGGCTGACCACCCTTGGCCGGGGCGGCTCGGACACCACGGGCGTGGCCCTGGCCGCGGCGCTCTGCGCCGAGGTGTGCGAGATCTACACCGACGTCAAGGGCGTCTACACCACCGATCCCAACATCTGTTCCACGGCCCGCAAACTCGATCGCATCACCTACGACGAGATGCTGGAATATTCCAGCATGGGGGCCAAGGTGCTGCAGATTCGGTCCGTGGAATTCGCCAAGAAATACAATGTGCCGGTCCGGGTGCGCTCGACTTTTTGCGACGATCCCGGCACTCTGGTCACCCAGGAGGACGAGCAGATGGAAGACGTGCTGGTTTCGGGCATCGCCTACGACAAGGATCAGTGTCGCATCACCGTGGCCAACGTCATGGACCGTCCCGGGGTGGCCGCCTCCATCTTCAGCCCCATCGCCGACGCGGGCATCCTGGTGGACATGATCGTGCAGAACACCAGCCGGGAGGGACGCACGGACATGACCTTCACCGTGACCCGGGCCGATCTGGAAAAGACCCTGGCCATCCTTTCGCGCAACAACAAAGACATCGGGGCCGAGGGCGTGCAGCACGATCTCAACGTGTGCAAGATCTCGGTCATCGGCGTGGGCATGCGCAACCATTCGGGCGTGGCGGCCATGATGTTCACCTGCCTGCGCAACGAAAACATCAATATTCTGATGATTTCCACCTCCGAGATCAAGATCACCTGCTTAATCGAGGGGAAATACCTGGAGTTGGCCGTGCGCGCGCTGCACGATGCCTTCGGGCTGGACAAACCGGGCGGCGACCGGGTCTGCTGA
- the tsaE gene encoding tRNA (adenosine(37)-N6)-threonylcarbamoyltransferase complex ATPase subunit type 1 TsaE: protein MIADPIALRLGDPSDTLRLGTGMATVLGKAAGTIVVLLRGDLGSGKTTLVRGLVAALPGGDEAEVASPSFNLVNIYPTRPEVVHMDFYRLRGNQAGELFEEYAEAAPPGGTGPGRILAVEWAEHLPDDCLAGDHLSLTWRYDGTGRRVTIEAHGETGAALVSALAAHLRETCHPRNRTD, encoded by the coding sequence ATGATCGCCGATCCTATCGCCCTGCGGCTTGGCGACCCGTCCGACACCCTGCGCCTGGGGACCGGGATGGCCACGGTCCTGGGAAAAGCGGCCGGAACGATCGTCGTGCTCTTGCGCGGCGACCTGGGATCGGGCAAAACCACCCTCGTTCGCGGCCTGGTCGCGGCCCTGCCCGGCGGCGACGAGGCCGAGGTCGCCAGCCCCAGCTTCAATCTGGTCAACATCTACCCCACCCGGCCGGAAGTGGTGCACATGGACTTCTACCGCCTGCGGGGAAACCAGGCCGGAGAACTGTTCGAGGAATACGCCGAGGCCGCGCCTCCCGGCGGTACCGGCCCGGGGCGCATCCTGGCCGTGGAATGGGCCGAGCATCTGCCCGACGATTGCCTGGCGGGCGACCATCTGTCCCTAACCTGGCGCTACGACGGGACCGGGCGGCGGGTGACGATCGAGGCCCATGGCGAAACAGGCGCGGCGCTCGTTTCGGCCCTTGCGGCCCATCTCCGGGAAACATGCCATCCCCGGAACCGGACGGACTGA
- a CDS encoding CBS domain-containing protein, with the protein MLKAKDVMSREVLTVSPDTEISQAARMLLDKGFNGLPVTDPQGRLVGILCQSDLVAQQKKISLPSVFSLLDGFVPLSSMKDLDREMDKITALTVAAAMTPHPACVSPETGVDEVATLMTERNFHTLPVVEAGKLVGIIGMRDILRALAK; encoded by the coding sequence ATGCTCAAAGCCAAGGACGTCATGAGCCGGGAGGTTCTCACCGTCTCCCCGGACACGGAAATTTCCCAGGCCGCCCGGATGCTTCTGGACAAGGGATTCAACGGCCTGCCGGTGACCGACCCCCAGGGCCGTCTGGTGGGCATCCTGTGCCAGAGCGATCTGGTGGCCCAGCAAAAAAAGATTTCCCTGCCGTCGGTCTTTTCCCTGCTGGACGGCTTCGTTCCCTTGAGTTCCATGAAGGACCTGGATCGGGAGATGGACAAGATCACGGCCCTGACCGTCGCGGCGGCCATGACCCCGCATCCGGCCTGCGTCTCTCCGGAGACCGGGGTGGACGAGGTGGCCACGCTTATGACCGAGCGCAATTTTCACACCCTTCCGGTGGTCGAGGCCGGAAAACTGGTCGGGATCATCGGCATGCGCGACATCCTGCGGGCCCTCGCCAAGTAA